In Gemmata obscuriglobus, a single genomic region encodes these proteins:
- a CDS encoding KdsC family phosphatase translates to MQTSELAARAAAIELLLLDVDGVMTDGSVAYLDDGRELKRFHVRDGSGLKLWRAAGKRVAIVSGRCSSAVERRAAELGVSPVLQGREDKRSALEEVLRVTGVPPDRVCALGDDLPDVPVLRACGLAVAVADACTEARAVAHYVTAVPGGHGAVRDAIEWLLKLAGRWGEVTARYTT, encoded by the coding sequence ATGCAGACTTCCGAGCTTGCCGCCCGCGCCGCCGCGATCGAACTCCTCCTACTCGACGTAGACGGGGTCATGACCGATGGCAGCGTGGCCTACCTGGACGACGGGCGCGAACTAAAGCGGTTCCACGTGCGCGATGGGTCGGGCTTGAAGTTGTGGCGCGCGGCCGGTAAGCGGGTCGCCATTGTGTCGGGTCGGTGTTCGTCGGCGGTCGAGCGCCGCGCCGCAGAGTTGGGCGTGTCGCCGGTTCTTCAGGGGCGCGAGGACAAACGCTCGGCGCTCGAAGAGGTGCTCCGTGTAACGGGGGTGCCCCCCGACCGGGTGTGCGCCCTCGGCGACGACCTGCCCGATGTCCCCGTGTTGCGGGCGTGCGGACTGGCGGTCGCGGTGGCGGACGCCTGTACCGAAGCTCGCGCGGTCGCCCACTACGTCACCGCCGTGCCCGGCGGGCACGGGGCCGTCCGCGACGCCATCGAGTGGCTGCTGAAGCTCGCGGGCCGCTGGGGCGAAGTGACGGCCCGCTACACCACTTAA
- a CDS encoding DUF6559 family protein, which produces MATTKHDDDDDGGVYALAPEPPVPVSPASACTATLTADKRRAVRSYLTDLGPALRAKYGRKPHYTPAQVRETALERALRIDYLCWAYVLHCSAPAFESLHAAAGEACDYLAMRAAVGAAFFGGGTEFATPAVVDVIVSGAAPVASEAAGWLAGVDWTVLLNCP; this is translated from the coding sequence ATGGCGACGACCAAACACGACGACGATGACGACGGCGGCGTGTACGCCCTGGCGCCGGAACCGCCAGTTCCCGTGTCACCCGCGTCCGCTTGCACCGCGACGCTCACGGCCGACAAGCGACGAGCGGTCCGGTCGTACCTCACCGACCTCGGGCCGGCGCTTCGGGCCAAATACGGCCGCAAGCCGCACTACACACCGGCGCAGGTGCGGGAAACGGCACTGGAACGAGCGCTCCGCATCGACTACTTGTGCTGGGCCTACGTTCTGCACTGCTCCGCCCCGGCGTTCGAGTCCCTGCACGCGGCCGCTGGCGAAGCGTGCGACTACCTCGCCATGCGAGCGGCGGTCGGGGCCGCGTTCTTCGGCGGGGGCACCGAGTTCGCCACACCGGCGGTGGTGGACGTGATCGTCTCCGGCGCGGCCCCGGTCGCGTCGGAGGCGGCCGGCTGGCTCGCCGGGGTCGACTGGACCGTTTTACTCAACTGTCCCTAA
- a CDS encoding IS4 family transposase produces the protein MTEPSGPTGEEFERAFDLLAAHFDPSEADARFPRRANAVYTASVILWMLVYQRTHPDKSLEATVKHLLDARPDLLPNTKRVRENALSSNTSSYSDARQWLPLEAARWFADHVSRARIDGAPPTWSGRRVFLIDGTTRTLAPEPELREKYPPATNPHGRGVWPVALLVVAHELSSGAAVVPEVGATFGPHAVSETALAGAVMDRLPANGVVMADAGFGIFAVALGARARGLGFVFRLTAARFTAYRRTAREVGRGDGWWTGEFAWRPSAKERRKHPEWAADAELKARVHEVSIPNGGALAVVTDTDATASDVGSWYRQRGTVEVDIRNVKVVLNTEHMAVRSEAMFRKELLMSVVSYNLVVPFRRQAAERAKCRPRELSFKRVWTTFRTFLLGKMFTTAGQWRAGYERALGYAMRDRLPQRPPDRRYEREAYPRRPKADQFKKRKPRTTTNHTPT, from the coding sequence ATGACCGAGCCTTCCGGACCGACGGGCGAGGAGTTCGAGCGCGCGTTCGACCTCCTCGCCGCTCATTTCGACCCATCCGAGGCCGATGCCCGGTTCCCCCGGCGGGCCAACGCCGTGTATACCGCCTCGGTCATCCTCTGGATGCTCGTGTACCAGCGCACCCACCCCGACAAGTCCCTGGAAGCCACCGTCAAGCATCTGCTCGACGCCCGACCCGATTTGCTCCCTAACACCAAGCGGGTGCGCGAGAACGCGCTGTCGTCGAATACCAGCAGCTACTCCGACGCCCGCCAGTGGCTACCGCTCGAAGCGGCCCGATGGTTCGCCGACCATGTGAGCCGCGCGCGCATCGACGGTGCCCCGCCCACGTGGTCCGGGCGGCGCGTGTTCCTGATCGACGGCACCACCCGGACCCTGGCCCCCGAACCCGAGCTCCGCGAGAAGTACCCACCGGCCACGAACCCGCACGGCCGCGGGGTGTGGCCGGTGGCACTGCTGGTGGTCGCCCACGAGTTGAGTAGCGGGGCCGCCGTGGTGCCCGAAGTGGGGGCCACGTTCGGCCCCCACGCGGTGTCGGAAACGGCACTGGCCGGGGCCGTCATGGACCGCCTGCCCGCCAACGGGGTGGTGATGGCGGACGCCGGGTTCGGGATCTTCGCGGTGGCGCTCGGGGCTCGCGCGCGGGGCCTGGGGTTCGTGTTCCGGCTGACGGCGGCGCGGTTCACCGCATACCGCCGCACGGCTCGTGAGGTGGGCCGTGGGGACGGGTGGTGGACCGGGGAATTCGCGTGGCGCCCCAGCGCCAAGGAGCGGCGCAAGCACCCGGAGTGGGCGGCGGACGCCGAGCTGAAGGCGCGGGTGCACGAGGTGAGCATACCGAACGGCGGGGCGCTGGCGGTGGTGACGGACACGGACGCCACGGCCAGCGACGTGGGCTCGTGGTACCGGCAACGGGGCACCGTGGAAGTGGACATCCGGAACGTGAAGGTGGTGCTGAACACCGAGCACATGGCGGTGCGAAGCGAGGCGATGTTCCGTAAGGAGTTGCTGATGTCGGTGGTGTCGTACAACCTAGTGGTGCCGTTCCGCCGGCAAGCGGCCGAGCGGGCCAAGTGCCGGCCACGGGAGCTGAGTTTTAAGCGCGTGTGGACCACGTTCCGAACGTTCTTGCTGGGAAAGATGTTCACGACGGCGGGGCAATGGCGCGCCGGTTACGAGCGGGCGCTCGGGTACGCCATGCGCGACCGACTACCCCAACGCCCGCCCGATCGCCGGTACGAGCGAGAGGCGTACCCGAGGCGCCCGAAAGCCGACCAGTTCAAAAAACGCAAACCGCGAACCACCACCAACCACACACCAACATAA
- a CDS encoding KpsF/GutQ family sugar-phosphate isomerase, translated as MTAPFDQLAYARRVLRAEAASLDVVAGRLDDGFNRVADVLLACRGRVAVIGVGKSADIGQKTVGTLNSTGTRAYTLDATRAVHGDLGSVHPDDVALLLSHSGESEELIRLIAPLKKLAAGVLAITGSAASTLARAVDAAVVYGPVIEACPLNLAPSSSTTVMLALGDALAFTLVEQRQFTADEFATFHPAGSLGRKLAVVSEWMRRGDELRVAPETDTVREVFAKVRHTGRRTGAIMLTDAAGRLSGLFTDSDLARLFENREDRLLDSPIAAVMTRAPVVIGPEVRVTVALDALKARKFSELPVVDADGRPIGMLDITDLIGLDSHAGETNSQSHLRLIGRKSA; from the coding sequence ATGACCGCCCCCTTTGACCAACTCGCATACGCCCGCCGTGTGTTGCGCGCCGAAGCCGCGTCGCTCGACGTGGTCGCTGGTCGGCTCGACGACGGGTTCAACCGGGTCGCGGACGTGCTGCTCGCGTGTCGTGGGCGGGTCGCGGTTATCGGCGTGGGGAAATCCGCGGACATCGGGCAGAAGACCGTCGGCACGCTCAACTCCACGGGCACCCGAGCGTACACCCTCGATGCAACGCGCGCCGTTCACGGTGACCTCGGCAGCGTCCACCCGGACGATGTCGCCCTGCTGCTCTCCCATAGCGGCGAATCGGAAGAGCTGATCCGACTCATCGCCCCGCTCAAGAAGTTGGCCGCCGGAGTGCTCGCGATTACGGGTAGCGCGGCGAGCACGCTCGCCCGCGCCGTCGACGCGGCCGTCGTCTACGGCCCCGTCATCGAAGCGTGTCCGCTCAACTTGGCCCCGAGCAGCAGCACGACCGTGATGCTCGCGCTAGGTGACGCCCTCGCGTTCACCCTGGTAGAGCAGCGCCAGTTCACCGCGGACGAGTTCGCCACGTTCCACCCGGCCGGGTCGCTCGGGCGGAAGCTCGCGGTGGTTTCCGAGTGGATGCGGCGCGGCGACGAGCTGCGCGTCGCCCCGGAAACCGACACCGTGCGCGAGGTGTTCGCCAAGGTGCGGCACACCGGCCGCCGGACCGGCGCCATCATGCTCACGGACGCCGCCGGACGGCTCTCGGGTCTGTTCACCGACAGCGACCTCGCGCGCCTGTTCGAGAACCGCGAGGACCGGCTCCTCGATTCGCCCATCGCCGCCGTCATGACGCGCGCACCGGTCGTCATCGGCCCCGAGGTTCGGGTCACGGTCGCGCTGGACGCGCTCAAGGCGAGGAAGTTCAGCGAACTGCCGGTGGTCGATGCAGACGGGCGGCCGATCGGCATGCTCGACATTACCGACCTAATCGGACTCGACTCGCACGCCGGTGAAACAAATTCACAATCCCATTTGCGCCTGATCGGCCGTAAGAGCGCGTAA
- a CDS encoding ISAs1 family transposase: MATTVDKGHGRIEKRTLQTTSILTCSPTWAGVKQGFQLTRERTVRGQTTVEVHFGITSLSAEKADAATLLNHVRTHWRIENELHYVRDVTLGEDACRVRMGHAPQVLAALRNAVVHLWREVKAVSCPEAIERLQMDPAMAKGLIGVT, translated from the coding sequence ATCGCCACGACCGTCGATAAGGGTCACGGCCGCATCGAGAAGCGGACGCTGCAAACGACCTCGATTCTGACGTGCTCGCCGACGTGGGCGGGGGTGAAGCAGGGCTTCCAGTTGACGCGTGAGCGGACGGTCCGAGGCCAAACGACGGTCGAAGTGCATTTCGGCATCACGAGCCTGTCGGCCGAGAAGGCGGATGCGGCCACACTCCTGAACCATGTGCGGACGCACTGGCGCATCGAGAACGAACTGCATTACGTGCGTGACGTGACACTGGGCGAGGACGCGTGTCGTGTGCGCATGGGGCACGCACCACAGGTGCTGGCGGCGCTGCGGAACGCCGTGGTGCACCTGTGGCGTGAGGTCAAGGCGGTGAGTTGCCCGGAGGCGATCGAGCGGCTCCAGATGGACCCGGCAATGGCCAAGGGACTTATCGGAGTTACGTAG
- a CDS encoding ISAs1 family transposase, producing the protein MRPGRLGGGRPDDGRDHHPRARGGAPVAGRVAPAGGTIITGDAMFTQPDVCAAVQERGGDYILYAKSNQGTLCTDLEAAFATAAGAIFPPGLPRQWDRDAGTACEVSKGHGWVERRTMTSTIWLNEYLTRWPGVQQVFRLTRTRQVGGKTTVEVVYGISSLSSVAAAPDALLRYTRTHWGIESRHHIRDATLGEDRCRVRRGAAPRVLAVLRNVAVYLLRRLGTGTIAAVIRTVGAKPELALAAAHQPVSVSE; encoded by the coding sequence GTGCGCCCCGGGCGTCTCGGCGGTGGTCGCCCAGATGACGGTCGAGACCACCACCCACGAGCACGAGGCGGCGCTCCGGTTGCTGGGCGTGTTGCCCCCGCTGGCGGGACCATCATCACCGGGGACGCCATGTTCACCCAGCCGGACGTGTGCGCCGCGGTACAGGAGCGAGGCGGGGATTACATCCTGTACGCCAAGAGCAACCAGGGTACGCTGTGCACGGACCTGGAAGCCGCGTTCGCCACCGCCGCGGGGGCGATTTTTCCCCCCGGGTTGCCGCGTCAGTGGGACCGGGACGCGGGCACCGCGTGTGAGGTGAGCAAGGGGCACGGGTGGGTCGAGCGGCGCACCATGACCAGCACCATATGGCTCAACGAGTACTTGACCCGGTGGCCCGGGGTGCAACAGGTGTTCCGGCTCACGCGCACCCGTCAGGTCGGTGGGAAGACAACCGTGGAGGTGGTGTACGGGATTTCTAGTCTGAGCTCGGTAGCCGCGGCACCCGATGCGTTACTCCGGTACACCCGCACCCACTGGGGCATCGAGAGCCGGCACCACATCCGCGACGCGACCTTGGGCGAGGACCGGTGCCGGGTGCGCCGGGGCGCCGCACCACGGGTGCTGGCGGTGCTGCGGAACGTGGCCGTGTACCTGCTCCGGCGCCTCGGTACCGGCACCATCGCAGCCGTGATTCGGACGGTTGGTGCCAAACCTGAGCTGGCACTGGCGGCCGCCCATCAGCCAGTTTCAGTCTCTGAGTAG
- a CDS encoding cytochrome c family protein produces the protein MSDPIPRPNARATASRLFALLGFGAVLAALASGTAADPPRAVPKETLVDGKPLFADWPKDQKPDATLVLTGQTFGYLQPCGCSRPQTGGLERRAYFIDQLKKKGWPVAGVDLGDLYPEKVAVGEQGKLKYLAAMNALREMGYIAVGVGETELKGGLDGLLGKYIVQKEQPPFTLAGNIVGPGVDAAGKPVLYPREQRFPPGAGKRPIVELTEVADVGGVPVGVAGVVGSPLAVLAREKKFDTSIDFAKPQDALVAARDALAKHPKKPRLNVLIYQGSMADAQNVAKNFPEFNVILCQASDALPPLKPNYVNTTAGTTAIVEVGHKGQHVGVVGAFKKPGGGFELRYQLVPMGEEFNQPGTDAEALQKNKAIQSLQWYAERVKKDIVLGKDYPRTLHAAQIHAAELKPKGVSLRYVGSEACKACHQAEYKKWADVAPDEKSLAHSHAMKSLEKYAHRPNLRQFDGECVKCHTVGFNHSTGYEDEKKTPQLKNVGCENCHGPGSGHVADPKNKQLTELLSQWKQGLTPAPGQNAIRLPDKAFMEKMAKLGPEERGKMAQAPATQLLINRVSAMCMECHDHDADPHFDIYKNWAKIGHSGLAPPGGWPAVAPKQ, from the coding sequence ATGTCCGATCCGATCCCGCGTCCGAACGCCCGCGCGACCGCGTCGCGCCTGTTCGCGCTCCTCGGCTTCGGTGCCGTGCTCGCCGCACTGGCCTCCGGAACGGCGGCCGATCCGCCGCGAGCGGTGCCGAAAGAAACGCTTGTTGACGGGAAGCCGCTGTTCGCGGACTGGCCCAAGGACCAGAAGCCGGACGCGACCCTGGTGCTGACTGGACAGACGTTCGGGTACCTCCAGCCGTGCGGGTGCAGCCGCCCGCAGACCGGGGGATTGGAGCGCCGCGCGTACTTCATCGACCAACTCAAGAAAAAGGGCTGGCCGGTCGCCGGGGTGGACCTTGGCGACCTGTACCCGGAAAAGGTGGCGGTTGGTGAGCAGGGCAAGCTCAAGTACCTCGCCGCCATGAACGCGCTGCGCGAGATGGGGTACATCGCGGTCGGGGTGGGCGAGACGGAACTCAAAGGTGGGCTAGACGGATTGCTCGGCAAATACATCGTGCAAAAAGAACAGCCCCCGTTCACGCTTGCAGGTAACATTGTCGGGCCGGGGGTGGACGCGGCCGGAAAGCCGGTTCTGTACCCGCGTGAGCAGCGGTTCCCGCCGGGAGCAGGTAAGCGTCCGATTGTCGAGTTGACCGAGGTGGCTGATGTTGGCGGCGTCCCGGTCGGGGTAGCGGGAGTCGTCGGTAGCCCGCTGGCGGTTCTGGCCCGAGAAAAGAAGTTCGACACCTCGATCGACTTTGCTAAACCGCAAGACGCACTGGTTGCCGCCCGCGACGCGCTCGCGAAGCACCCCAAAAAGCCGCGGCTGAATGTCCTGATTTACCAGGGAAGCATGGCCGATGCCCAGAACGTCGCCAAAAACTTCCCCGAGTTCAACGTGATCCTCTGCCAGGCGAGTGACGCGCTTCCGCCGCTGAAACCTAATTACGTGAACACGACTGCCGGCACGACCGCCATCGTCGAAGTCGGACACAAGGGACAGCACGTCGGCGTCGTGGGCGCGTTCAAGAAGCCGGGCGGCGGGTTCGAACTGAGGTACCAACTCGTCCCCATGGGCGAGGAGTTCAACCAGCCCGGCACGGACGCGGAGGCGCTCCAGAAGAATAAGGCGATTCAGTCGCTCCAGTGGTACGCGGAGCGCGTCAAGAAGGACATCGTACTCGGCAAGGATTACCCACGAACCCTGCACGCGGCGCAGATCCACGCGGCCGAACTGAAGCCGAAGGGGGTGTCTCTCCGGTACGTGGGATCCGAGGCGTGCAAAGCTTGCCACCAAGCCGAGTACAAGAAATGGGCGGATGTGGCCCCGGATGAGAAGTCGCTGGCCCACAGCCACGCGATGAAGTCACTGGAGAAATACGCCCATCGCCCGAACCTGCGCCAGTTCGATGGCGAGTGCGTGAAGTGTCACACGGTCGGGTTCAACCATAGCACCGGGTACGAGGACGAAAAGAAGACGCCACAACTTAAGAACGTGGGGTGCGAGAACTGTCATGGACCGGGCAGCGGACACGTTGCCGACCCCAAGAACAAACAACTAACCGAACTTCTTTCTCAGTGGAAGCAGGGTCTTACACCGGCACCAGGACAGAACGCGATTCGGCTGCCTGACAAGGCGTTCATGGAGAAAATGGCTAAACTCGGGCCGGAGGAGCGCGGAAAGATGGCTCAGGCGCCGGCGACGCAACTGTTGATCAACCGCGTAAGTGCGATGTGTATGGAGTGCCACGACCACGACGCCGATCCGCATTTCGACATCTATAAGAACTGGGCGAAGATCGGCCACAGTGGGCTCGCCCCCCCGGGCGGTTGGCCGGCAGTGGCGCCCAAGCAGTAA
- a CDS encoding transposase family protein has product MIARLDNLRQHRVVFEHLTGLTIAAFDALVRDVAPVVEAGHRQKLNRPDRPRAVGGGDHFDLSTADQLLLTVIWLRQYPTNEVLGFLFGVSDSTASRVRTRCVPALAQAGRDTMRMPDPGAARRKRLPAVLSDTPELAVIVDSFEQRTQRPKRSQRAYYSGKKKAHTLKSQVTVDEASGRIVHVSESVPGRWADIKLLKRSRMLGRLPDRVGALGDLGYTGIRDLHTASACPRRKPRGQERPPEDRKYNRAFSRRRIGVEHAIGRLRRFRSLAHVNRHRRPGHALRVRAVAGLVNRMLDHRAKAA; this is encoded by the coding sequence ATGATCGCACGTCTGGACAACCTGCGGCAGCATCGGGTGGTGTTTGAGCACCTGACCGGGTTGACAATCGCGGCGTTCGACGCGCTGGTGCGTGACGTGGCCCCGGTGGTGGAGGCGGGGCACCGCCAGAAGCTCAACCGTCCGGACCGGCCGCGGGCGGTGGGCGGGGGCGACCACTTCGACCTGAGCACCGCGGACCAATTGCTGCTCACCGTCATCTGGCTGCGCCAGTACCCGACCAACGAGGTGCTCGGGTTCCTGTTCGGGGTGTCCGACTCGACCGCCAGCCGGGTCCGGACCCGGTGCGTGCCGGCCCTGGCCCAGGCCGGCCGAGACACGATGCGGATGCCGGACCCGGGGGCCGCCCGCCGCAAGCGGTTGCCGGCGGTGCTGAGTGACACCCCCGAGCTGGCGGTCATCGTGGACTCGTTCGAGCAGCGGACCCAGCGGCCGAAGCGGAGCCAGCGGGCGTACTACTCGGGCAAGAAGAAGGCGCACACGCTCAAGAGCCAGGTGACCGTGGACGAGGCGTCCGGGCGCATCGTCCACGTGTCCGAGTCGGTGCCCGGGCGGTGGGCCGACATCAAGCTCCTCAAGAGGTCCCGGATGCTGGGGCGGTTGCCGGACCGGGTCGGGGCACTCGGGGACCTGGGTTACACCGGGATCCGGGACCTCCACACCGCGAGTGCGTGCCCGCGCCGCAAGCCCCGCGGGCAGGAGCGGCCGCCCGAGGACCGCAAGTACAACCGCGCGTTCAGTCGCCGCCGGATCGGGGTCGAGCATGCGATCGGCCGGCTCCGCCGGTTCCGTTCGCTGGCCCACGTGAACCGGCACCGGCGGCCCGGGCACGCGCTGCGGGTTCGGGCCGTGGCCGGGTTAGTCAATCGGATGCTCGACCACCGGGCCAAGGCCGCTTGA
- a CDS encoding ISAs1 family transposase: MSPCTLVDALAAVPDPRSKHGLIHPLAPFLGLVALAMLMGRTSLNGIARFGRQHGPALAHALGFRRGKTPAVSTLSRTLRRFDADQLEHVLSYWIASRVDPAAFTHISIDGKTLRGSRNGAIPGQHLLAAYAPTVGAVLAQVKVDASTNGHKAALTLLGILPLRGKVVVGDAMFCQRDLAEEVVGAGGDYVLTVKDNQPGLGIDIRAGFAFETAARSIAAATSPWGSASARPEPHRHDRR, encoded by the coding sequence ATGTCTCCTTGCACCCTGGTCGATGCCCTGGCGGCGGTTCCCGATCCCCGCAGCAAGCACGGCCTTATCCACCCACTCGCCCCCTTCCTCGGACTCGTCGCCCTCGCCATGCTCATGGGGCGCACCAGCCTCAATGGCATCGCTCGCTTCGGGCGACAGCACGGACCCGCCCTCGCCCATGCCCTCGGCTTCCGACGCGGCAAGACCCCGGCCGTTTCCACGCTCTCCCGCACCCTGCGACGCTTCGACGCCGACCAACTGGAGCACGTCCTCTCGTACTGGATCGCCAGCCGCGTCGACCCGGCCGCCTTCACACACATCTCCATCGACGGCAAGACCCTTCGAGGCTCTCGCAACGGCGCGATCCCCGGTCAGCACCTGCTGGCCGCATACGCCCCCACCGTCGGTGCCGTACTCGCCCAGGTCAAGGTCGATGCGAGCACCAACGGGCACAAGGCCGCCTTGACGCTCCTCGGCATTCTGCCGCTGCGAGGGAAGGTCGTGGTCGGCGACGCCATGTTCTGCCAGCGAGACCTGGCCGAGGAGGTGGTCGGGGCCGGCGGCGACTACGTGCTCACGGTGAAGGACAACCAACCCGGATTGGGGATCGACATCCGAGCCGGGTTCGCCTTCGAGACCGCCGCCCGATCGATCGCGGCGGCCACTTCCCCCTGGGGATCGGCCTCCGCCCGCCCCGAGCCGCATCGCCACGACCGTCGATAA